A region of Mugil cephalus isolate CIBA_MC_2020 chromosome 3, CIBA_Mcephalus_1.1, whole genome shotgun sequence DNA encodes the following proteins:
- the rhcga gene encoding rh family, C glycoprotein a, whose translation MGNCCERARDFFGPQKNTNVRVSLPAVCFVWQIAMIVLFGVFVRYNPESSARWVETRRQLNISSDIENDFYFRYPSFQDVHVMIFVGFGYLMTFLKRYSFSGVGFNFLIASFGLQWALLMQGWFHSLDPATGKILIGVENLINADFCCAGSLIAYGALLGKVSPVQLLVLTLFGVTLFAVEEYIILDLLHCRDAGGSMVIHAFGGYYGLAISWVLYRPNLHLSKRLHGSVYHSDVFAMIGTLFLWMFWPSFNSAITDHGDGQHRAAINTYLALASSVLTTVAISSMSQKRGKLDMVHIQNATLAGGVAMGTSAEFMISPYGSLIVGFCCGIISTFGYLYISPWLERVLKLQDTCGVHNLHALPGMLGGFIGAIVAAAATTEVYGEEGLINTFDFEGKFANRSPGTQGGFQAAGTCVSIAFGLVGGVIVGFILRFPIWGDPADDNCFDDEAYWEVPEDEETLPPVLEYNNHMIHKHQEISESNFSVEQS comes from the exons ATGGGGAACTGTTGTGAGAGAGCGCGGGACTTTTTTGGACCACAGAAGAACACCAATGTGCGGGTCAGTCTGCCGGCTGTCTGCTTCGTCTGGCAGATAGCCATGATTGTGCTGTTTGGAGTTTTCGTCCGGTACAATCCAGAGTCAAGTGCACGATGGGTAGAGACCAGACGGCAGCTGAACATCAGCAGCGACATCGAGAATGATTTCTACTTCAGATACCCGA GCTTTCAGGACGTCCACGTCATGATCTTTGTTGGATTCGGTTACCTCATGACCTTCCTGAAACGCTACAGCTTCAGTGGTGTGGGCTTCAACTTCCTGATCGCCTCCTTCGGTCTGCAGTGGGCTCTTCTCATGCAGGGATGGTTCCACTCCCTCGACCCCGCCACCGGAAAAATCCTCATTGGAGTTGAGAA TCTGATCAACGCAGACTTCTGTTGTGCCGGCTCACTGATCGCCTACGGTGCCCTCCTGGGAAAAGTAAGCCCTGTGCAGCTGCTGGTTCTCACTTTGTTTGGTGTCACGCTGTTCGCTGTGGAGGAATACATCATCCTCGACCTTCTTCAT TGCAGAGATGCTGGAGGCTCCATGGTCATTCACGCCTTTGGAGGGTACTACGGTTTGGCCATCTCCTGGGTGCTCTACCGACCAAACCTTCACCTCAGTAAACGCCTCCATGGGTCTGTGTACCACTCTGATGTGTTCGCCATGATCG GCACATTGTTCCTGTGGATGTTCTGGCCAAGTTTCAACTCTGCCATCACCGACCACGGTGACGGACAACACAGAGCCGCCATCAACACTTACCTCGCCCTCGCGTCCTCTGTTCTCACCACTGTGGCCATCTCCAGCATGTcacagaaaagaggaaaactgGACATG GTACATATCCAGAATGCCACTCTGGCTGGTGGCGTCGCCATGGGAACATCCGCAGAGTTCATGATCTCTCCTTATGGTTCCCTCATTGTGGGCTTCTGCTGCGGCATCATCTCCACCTTTGGCTACCTGTATATCTCG CCCTGGCTGGAGAGGGTTCTCAAGCTCCAGGACACGTGTGGTGTCCACAACCTGCACGCTTTGCCAGGGATGCTTGGTGGCTTCATAGGAGCCATTGTAGCTGCGGCAGCAACTACAGAAGTCTACGGCGAAGAGGG GCTCATAAACACATTCGACTTTGAAGGGAAGTTTGCAAACAGAAGTCCAGGAACACAGGGAGGCTTCCAGGCTGCTGGGACATGTGTGTCCATCGCATTTGGACTTGTTGGAGGAGTCATTGTTG GGTTCATCCTAAGGTTCCCTATCTGGGGCGATCCTGCTGATGACAACTGCTTTGATGATGAAGCTTACTGGGAG GTTCCCGAGGATGAGGAGACTCTCCCTCCTGTTCTGGAGTACAACAACCACATGATTCACAAGCACCAAGAAAT ATCTGAGTCAAACTTCTCTGTGGAGCAAAGTTAG